The Bernardetia litoralis DSM 6794 genome includes a window with the following:
- a CDS encoding DUF3244 domain-containing protein, translating to MNISKLIFALIFTLGFTFNSFATNVNTIKDVNEFTTTFSTKINNQATANIQNNQGTVIVTLTNEQGNILQERTITSENIKYTISLESLPKGTYFLQVRGEEKSSYETYYVN from the coding sequence ATGAACATATCAAAATTAATCTTCGCTCTTATTTTTACGCTTGGTTTTACATTTAATTCTTTTGCAACAAATGTAAACACAATAAAAGATGTGAATGAGTTTACAACTACTTTTTCTACAAAAATAAATAATCAAGCAACAGCAAATATTCAAAATAATCAAGGAACTGTTATTGTAACACTTACAAATGAACAGGGAAATATTTTGCAAGAAAGAACAATTACATCAGAAAATATAAAATATACAATTAGTCTTGAAAGTTTGCCAAAAGGAACTTATTTTTTACAAGTACGAGGAGAAGAAAAATCAAGCTATGAAACTTATTATGTAAATTAA
- a CDS encoding T9SS type A sorting domain-containing protein — protein sequence MNKTIMTFFLLIFISLGIYTNAVAQILVFPTQNTSQQLKNTKTDKYNSVRLNKINKIEEDTIILTLPFFEDFSTTPIGAPDTTKWMAGSGVFINNGVPFNPPTKNVATFDGVAANGEPYDQLFPTREGLGDTLTSQRIDLTGTDAGDGLYFSFMIQARGNGETPDTTDFLKVEFLDNEGNWEQKWEKRGGRIDTENFEHVIFSINEEKFLHDSLQFRFMSYNRLSGAFDVWNLDYIYFNTSRIPTDTVFLDVATSKTPTHFIKPYSAVPYEHFWSDTTRYLNDSIISTVNNLDETFNVISYLCEVRNEETQQILGYWYGLDSDNPSSSDLLEGFEKNREIIAIPNASILPQGQDSMKITHQFQVTTREPDDNFGGVYTRNNDTISQTSTFKDFYAYDDGSAEYAAGINQKFGQLAYQYYISKPDKLTHIDIYFSRIGTNIENQTFNLKVWQKIDLSKTDIEDSVLLTQNSILKYSDGINQFNRIELSRIIDVSDTIYIGIQQLGEDMLPIGLDVQTDSKSKMFFNVRNYWEQNELLDGSLMLRPVFSKSDIVTGIDDVAETNEFEIWQQNLVLYPNPAQDKIRFNGKVENVQLIDLTGKILGEYKLNPYSSFDSDNEVVLPTFIKNGMYLVKCQYKSFTTVKKLVIQK from the coding sequence ATGAATAAAACGATAATGACCTTTTTCCTTCTTATTTTTATAAGTCTAGGAATTTATACAAATGCTGTTGCTCAAATTTTGGTTTTCCCAACTCAAAACACTTCACAGCAACTCAAAAACACTAAAACAGATAAATATAATTCTGTTCGTCTCAATAAAATCAATAAGATAGAAGAAGATACAATCATTCTTACTTTACCTTTCTTTGAAGATTTTTCTACAACCCCTATCGGTGCGCCCGATACTACCAAGTGGATGGCAGGAAGTGGAGTTTTTATTAATAATGGAGTTCCCTTTAATCCACCTACAAAAAATGTAGCTACCTTTGATGGCGTGGCTGCAAATGGAGAGCCTTATGACCAACTTTTTCCTACTCGTGAAGGTTTGGGAGATACACTTACTTCTCAACGAATAGATTTGACAGGTACAGATGCAGGTGATGGTTTGTATTTTTCGTTTATGATACAAGCTCGTGGGAATGGTGAAACTCCTGATACAACTGATTTTTTGAAAGTAGAATTTTTGGATAATGAAGGAAATTGGGAACAAAAATGGGAAAAAAGAGGAGGTAGAATTGATACAGAAAATTTTGAACATGTTATCTTTTCAATCAATGAAGAAAAATTTTTACATGATAGTTTACAGTTTCGTTTTATGTCTTATAATCGTCTTTCTGGAGCTTTTGATGTTTGGAATTTAGATTATATTTATTTTAATACAAGCCGAATTCCGACAGATACGGTTTTTCTTGATGTAGCAACAAGCAAAACCCCCACTCATTTTATAAAACCTTATTCTGCTGTTCCGTATGAGCATTTTTGGAGTGATACAACACGTTATCTAAATGATTCTATTATTTCAACTGTGAATAATTTGGATGAAACTTTTAATGTTATTTCTTATTTGTGTGAAGTTCGAAATGAAGAAACACAACAAATATTAGGTTATTGGTATGGTTTGGATTCTGATAATCCTTCATCTTCAGATTTGCTAGAAGGTTTTGAGAAAAATAGAGAAATTATAGCTATTCCAAATGCTAGTATTTTGCCACAAGGACAGGATTCAATGAAAATAACGCATCAGTTTCAAGTAACTACACGAGAACCTGATGATAATTTTGGAGGAGTTTATACAAGAAATAATGATACAATTAGTCAGACTTCTACTTTCAAGGATTTTTATGCGTATGATGATGGAAGTGCAGAATATGCAGCAGGAATTAATCAAAAATTTGGACAACTTGCTTATCAATATTATATTTCAAAACCTGATAAACTGACACATATTGATATTTATTTCTCACGAATTGGAACAAATATAGAAAATCAAACCTTTAATTTGAAAGTCTGGCAAAAGATTGATTTATCAAAAACTGATATTGAAGATTCTGTTTTGCTAACCCAAAATTCTATTTTGAAATACTCAGATGGAATAAATCAATTTAATAGAATTGAGCTTTCTCGCATCATTGATGTTTCAGATACAATTTATATCGGAATTCAACAATTAGGAGAAGATATGTTACCTATTGGCTTGGATGTTCAGACGGATTCAAAAAGCAAAATGTTTTTTAATGTACGTAATTATTGGGAACAAAATGAACTTCTTGATGGAAGTTTGATGCTTCGTCCTGTTTTTTCAAAAAGTGATATTGTTACAGGAATTGATGATGTTGCAGAAACAAATGAGTTTGAGATTTGGCAACAAAATTTGGTTTTATATCCAAATCCAGCACAAGACAAAATCCGTTTTAATGGAAAAGTAGAAAATGTACAGCTTATAGATTTGACTGGAAAAATTTTGGGAGAATATAAACTCAATCCATATTCTTCTTTTGATTCTGACAATGAAGTTGTTTTGCCTACTTTTATAAAAAATGGAATGTATTTGGTAAAATGTCAGTATAAAAGTTTTACAACAGTCAAAAAATTGGTTATCCAGAAGTAA
- a CDS encoding ATP-binding protein, which produces MFKFLNHVSIKTKVVGSIMIATIIALITAFTAFIIYDLSDYKDELITGLRDRATIISRDNYIAVNFAQPENTESQLKDLFASDPNILAAQVYDTLGKPFAKYERLVKRINAPYQDPKSDKGKGFHLFKNELYIYHRREVDSTYFNQDNTTGLSIDNRPPKYPTVYLLSNLDRFYDRLQRYALITGLILLTVSLLTYFIAIRLQRLVSKPILELTAQTKQIAQEKVYSTRISRGDRRDEIGTLTESFDDMLAQIEQQNLALVLAKEQAEQSAKAKEQFLANMSHEIRTPMNGVYGMSELLLDTSLNNVQLKYVNAIKSSADHLLVIINDILDLSKIESGKISFEETPVNFYPMVESMISSIKVKADTKKVTLKSKISPDIPKLFVGDEVRLRQVLLNLLGNAVKFTHKGEIVIGADLVDEDKNSVVLHFYVSDTGIGIAEEKIQAIFTMFTQASSDTTRKYGGTGLGLAICKQLVELQGGEIFAKSKVGQGSTFAFQIRYKKYIENSEPVVQKNRKNQIPDFLRDAINSEETTSKDSIDSTSIATPKPITNKILLAEDNEINQLLVVTMLKSWKYDIHVAFNGKEAVEKLQKEKFDLVLMDVHMPEMDGYQATKIIRETISQDLIIIAMTASALKGEAEKCIAAGMNDYIAKPFNKEHFKEKLASYLRK; this is translated from the coding sequence ATGTTCAAATTTCTCAATCATGTTTCTATAAAGACAAAAGTAGTCGGTTCGATTATGATAGCGACTATTATTGCTTTGATAACTGCTTTTACTGCTTTTATTATTTATGATTTGAGTGATTATAAAGATGAACTAATAACAGGACTTAGAGATAGAGCAACAATTATTTCTAGAGATAATTATATAGCTGTTAATTTTGCTCAACCTGAAAACACAGAAAGTCAGTTAAAAGATTTATTTGCTTCTGACCCCAATATTTTGGCTGCACAGGTTTATGATACACTTGGAAAGCCTTTTGCAAAATATGAGCGTTTGGTTAAGAGAATAAATGCCCCTTATCAAGACCCTAAATCAGATAAAGGAAAAGGGTTTCATCTTTTCAAAAATGAACTCTATATTTATCATCGTAGAGAAGTTGATTCTACCTATTTCAATCAAGATAACACAACGGGACTTTCGATTGATAATCGTCCTCCAAAATATCCTACTGTTTATCTTTTGTCTAATCTTGACCGTTTTTATGACCGTTTGCAACGTTATGCACTCATTACTGGTCTTATTTTACTGACTGTTTCGCTTCTTACTTATTTTATTGCTATTCGTTTGCAAAGGCTTGTTTCGAAACCTATTTTGGAATTAACGGCACAAACCAAACAAATTGCACAAGAAAAGGTCTATTCGACACGAATTAGTAGAGGAGATAGAAGGGACGAAATCGGAACTCTGACAGAAAGTTTTGATGATATGCTCGCCCAAATCGAACAGCAAAATCTAGCTTTAGTTTTGGCAAAAGAACAAGCCGAACAATCTGCAAAAGCAAAAGAACAATTCTTGGCAAATATGAGCCATGAAATCCGAACGCCTATGAATGGTGTTTATGGAATGTCAGAACTTTTATTAGATACTTCACTCAATAATGTGCAATTGAAGTATGTAAATGCCATTAAATCTTCAGCAGACCATTTACTTGTTATCATCAATGATATTTTGGATTTATCAAAAATTGAATCTGGAAAAATTTCTTTTGAAGAAACTCCAGTTAATTTTTATCCAATGGTAGAAAGCATGATAAGTAGTATTAAAGTAAAAGCAGATACTAAAAAAGTAACTTTGAAAAGCAAAATAAGTCCAGATATTCCTAAGCTCTTTGTAGGTGATGAGGTGCGTTTGAGACAAGTATTATTAAATCTTTTGGGAAATGCTGTAAAATTTACACACAAAGGAGAAATAGTAATTGGTGCTGATTTGGTGGATGAAGACAAAAACTCAGTCGTTTTGCATTTTTATGTGAGCGATACAGGAATTGGAATAGCAGAAGAAAAAATACAAGCTATTTTTACGATGTTTACGCAAGCAAGTAGCGATACGACACGTAAATATGGAGGTACAGGCTTAGGACTTGCCATTTGCAAACAATTAGTAGAACTGCAGGGAGGAGAAATTTTTGCCAAAAGTAAGGTAGGACAAGGCTCTACATTTGCATTCCAAATTCGTTATAAAAAATATATTGAAAATAGCGAACCAGTTGTACAAAAAAACCGTAAAAATCAAATTCCTGATTTTCTTCGTGATGCAATCAACTCTGAAGAAACTACTTCAAAAGATAGTATAGATAGTACAAGTATTGCGACACCAAAACCAATTACAAATAAAATCTTATTGGCAGAAGACAATGAAATAAATCAGCTTTTAGTAGTAACTATGCTTAAGAGTTGGAAGTATGATATTCATGTTGCTTTCAATGGAAAAGAAGCCGTCGAAAAACTACAAAAAGAAAAATTTGATTTGGTCTTGATGGACGTTCACATGCCTGAAATGGATGGCTACCAAGCCACAAAAATAATACGAGAAACTATTTCACAAGACCTAATAATCATTGCCATGACGGCATCTGCACTAAAAGGAGAAGCTGAAAAATGTATTGCAGCAGGGATGAATGACTACATTGCCAAACCATTTAATAAAGAACATTTTAAAGAAAAATTAGCTAGTTATTTGAGAAAATAA
- a CDS encoding M16 family metallopeptidase yields the protein MIDFSHFTLDNGLRVFVHQDQSVSIATVNIMYDVGSRDETPERTGFAHLFEHLMFSGSENIPNFDTIVQQVGGSNNAYTSPDVTNYYTVVPAPNVETALWLEADRMLSLSINDNSLEVQRKVVIEEFKQRYLNQPYGDIWLHLRPLVYQKHSYNWATIGKEISHIEDATLEEVKAFFFKHYRPDNAVLVVAGNVEKDDVEKMAKKWFGDIPKGNRPIRNLENEPPQTEARYKKVEAKVPLNAIYKAYRMGNRKAADYYATDLVSDVLGRDKSARLYQELVKEKEMFNSVGAYIMGSVDEGLLVISGKLNPAYSPEQGEEAIQGVIDDFLENGISDDELTKVKNQAEASHVFSEVEVLNRAMNIAYYAILGDVDMVNTIAEDMAKVTKEELMTTAKKILRKENCSTLYYYSEELNAVTQN from the coding sequence ATGATAGATTTTTCACATTTTACACTTGATAATGGTTTACGTGTTTTTGTTCATCAAGACCAATCAGTTTCGATTGCTACGGTAAATATTATGTATGATGTTGGTTCTAGAGATGAAACTCCTGAACGCACAGGCTTCGCACATTTATTTGAGCATTTGATGTTTAGTGGTTCTGAAAACATTCCAAATTTTGATACGATTGTACAGCAAGTTGGAGGTTCGAATAATGCTTATACTTCGCCTGATGTAACCAATTATTACACTGTTGTTCCTGCTCCAAATGTAGAAACAGCACTTTGGTTGGAAGCTGACCGAATGTTGTCGCTTTCAATCAATGATAATTCGTTGGAAGTTCAACGAAAAGTAGTTATTGAAGAGTTTAAGCAGCGTTATTTGAATCAACCTTATGGCGATATTTGGCTGCATTTACGACCTTTAGTTTATCAAAAACACTCTTATAACTGGGCTACAATAGGCAAAGAAATTAGTCATATTGAAGATGCAACCTTAGAAGAAGTAAAGGCTTTTTTCTTCAAACATTACAGACCAGATAATGCCGTTTTGGTAGTGGCTGGAAATGTAGAAAAAGACGACGTAGAAAAAATGGCTAAAAAATGGTTTGGAGATATTCCGAAAGGAAACCGACCAATACGTAACCTTGAAAACGAACCACCACAGACCGAAGCTAGATACAAAAAAGTAGAAGCAAAAGTACCTTTGAATGCCATTTACAAAGCCTACCGAATGGGAAACCGAAAAGCTGCTGATTATTATGCAACTGACCTTGTAAGTGATGTTTTGGGAAGAGATAAATCGGCTCGTTTGTATCAAGAACTCGTCAAAGAAAAGGAAATGTTCAATTCTGTTGGCGCATATATTATGGGTTCGGTAGATGAAGGTTTGCTTGTTATTTCTGGAAAACTAAACCCTGCTTATTCGCCAGAACAAGGAGAAGAAGCCATTCAAGGTGTTATTGATGATTTTTTAGAGAATGGAATTTCTGATGACGAGCTTACCAAAGTAAAAAATCAAGCTGAAGCCTCACATGTTTTTTCAGAAGTTGAAGTCTTGAATCGTGCCATGAATATTGCTTATTATGCTATTTTGGGTGATGTAGATATGGTCAATACGATTGCCGAAGATATGGCAAAAGTAACAAAAGAAGAACTCATGACTACGGCTAAAAAAATATTGAGAAAAGAAAATTGTAGTACTCTTTATTATTATTCTGAAGAATTAAATGCAGTAACCCAAAACTAA
- a CDS encoding transposase, with protein MDLVKKCLDIILPQQISLFVEDREFIGHTWFKYLKDNKIKFCFRIPKHHNIIYYDENMNEIVQKADELHCSYPNGITLSDRLADGVVGNVYVGTAKDGELLFLFGNLAASTLPKYYKRRWTIESFFQNLKGRGFNLELTHLRSSEKLKKLIACVSLAYAFCANTGLYEHRKVQKIKNKKHGRKSKSFSRKGIDIIRSLLKQTELLDQLVEKFVRIICINARKIIAKSDFLHEKMVI; from the coding sequence ATAGATTTAGTAAAAAAATGTTTAGACATTATTCTTCCTCAACAAATTAGTTTATTTGTGGAAGATAGAGAGTTTATAGGTCATACATGGTTCAAATATCTGAAAGACAATAAGATAAAGTTTTGTTTTCGTATTCCTAAACATCATAATATTATTTATTATGACGAAAATATGAACGAAATAGTGCAAAAAGCAGATGAACTTCATTGCTCCTATCCAAATGGAATAACTTTGTCAGATAGATTGGCAGATGGTGTTGTTGGAAATGTATATGTAGGGACGGCAAAAGATGGAGAACTTTTATTTTTATTTGGCAATTTAGCAGCTTCTACTTTACCCAAATATTATAAAAGACGATGGACAATAGAAAGTTTTTTTCAAAACTTAAAAGGAAGAGGTTTTAATTTAGAACTTACTCATTTACGAAGTAGTGAAAAACTTAAAAAATTGATTGCTTGTGTTTCACTAGCTTATGCGTTTTGTGCAAATACAGGCTTATACGAACATAGAAAAGTGCAAAAAATAAAAAATAAAAAACATGGAAGAAAATCTAAAAGCTTTTCACGAAAAGGAATAGATATAATACGAAGTTTATTAAAACAGACAGAATTATTAGACCAACTTGTTGAAAAATTTGTCAGAATTATTTGCATAAATGCACGAAAAATAATTGCCAAATCTGATTTTTTACACGAAAAAATGGTAATTTAA